From Candidatus Angelobacter sp., the proteins below share one genomic window:
- the thiD gene encoding bifunctional hydroxymethylpyrimidine kinase/phosphomethylpyrimidine kinase, whose protein sequence is MRKTLPVALTIAGSDSGGGAGIQADLKTFAALGVHGTSAITCVTAQNPKRVRDIQTCDPAVVRWQIEAVFEELPPAAVKTGMLFSPVIVRVVADFFKLRKSPPLIVDPVLVATSGAGLISAAALRVVQSQLLPIARLVAPNLHETAVLVGRPIRSVEDMRRAARQIKSRFGCAALVKGGHLRGGKEAVDIFYDGKTELLLAAPFVKGVSTHGTGCAYSAAIAGYLALGCDLTRAVGRAKRYVTGAIAGSAIAGGHAVLNHFWERAP, encoded by the coding sequence CCTGCCAGTCGCCCTGACCATCGCCGGCTCTGACAGCGGCGGTGGCGCGGGCATTCAGGCGGACTTGAAGACTTTCGCCGCCCTCGGCGTTCATGGCACGAGCGCGATCACTTGCGTCACCGCGCAAAATCCGAAGCGAGTGCGGGACATCCAGACGTGCGATCCGGCGGTCGTGCGGTGGCAAATCGAAGCGGTCTTTGAGGAATTGCCGCCGGCCGCCGTCAAGACCGGCATGCTGTTCTCCCCCGTCATCGTTCGAGTGGTGGCGGATTTTTTCAAACTGCGCAAATCGCCACCGCTCATCGTTGACCCGGTCCTCGTGGCGACGAGCGGGGCGGGATTAATCAGCGCCGCGGCATTGAGGGTTGTCCAATCACAACTGCTTCCGATCGCCAGGCTCGTGGCGCCAAATCTGCACGAGACGGCTGTGCTGGTTGGCAGACCGATCAGGTCGGTGGAAGACATGCGCCGCGCCGCGCGGCAGATCAAATCACGCTTCGGTTGTGCCGCCCTGGTAAAAGGCGGCCATCTGCGCGGGGGAAAGGAGGCGGTTGACATATTTTACGATGGCAAGACCGAGTTGTTGCTGGCGGCGCCGTTCGTCAAAGGCGTTTCCACCCACGGAACCGGCTGTGCTTATTCGGCGGCGATAGCCGGTTATCTGGCGCTGGGCTGCGATTTGACGCGTGCCGTGGGGCGTGCCAAAAGGTACGTGACCGGCGCCATCGCCGGGAGCGCCATTGCCGGCGGACATGCCGTCCTCAATCACTTTTGGGAGCGCGCCCCATGA
- a CDS encoding S8 family serine peptidase, with amino-acid sequence MNRSFAWTVTQLRLASRSCAINMDCQMSRALICLAGFGVFTAFSLAQPAPAAARFQFLEPRPVSYHVVETPSSAVARGVGAQWVTALPENGPRYAVEFGSRVTLQLKPGTEIRGVLRGSPLNVSRTLAANLYVLQATDAFAAMTEANRLAARPEVLISSPVRRRQQIRKHGPYSIWPNDTYFNDQWNLENRGANGTSLGLDLNVRAAWPVTRGAGSIVAVADDGVELTHPDLIARASNDLHFYFDGMSGSTNAMPTDPDDNHSTVVAGLALAEGDNHRGLSGVAPQAQLASWKIFLGNSVTASDEQMMDMFQYRSNVVSVENHSWGKGETDPTQFPPTAMESIGISNAIAFGRGGRGVVMVRSAGNGRDNIINANDDGYANDPRVICVASVRRDGRAASYSNPGACLLVAAPGGDGDAAVFSTDRQGSAGWNPFGLGDDFADPDYVFSTNVVGTSFAAPQISGLVALLLSANPNLSWRDAQQILILSARHFDLADPDVRTNGAGFRVSHNVGFGVPDAGQAVRLAMNWTNRPAATAVSYAATNVQAIPDDALRVLITGPNVPAALTSIHASPGSGLHPDTVTASLPLVDVGAAGSAITSNLTGKAALIQRGGNDFSQKLQFASDAGAAFAVVYDNLNGTERILMDTDFAPIPGVFISQNDGEALRSCLQTNSAVQAQLQLTPAVYSLSVTDTLVCEHVRLRVQSDHPRRGDLRITLLSPRGTRSVLQQVNTDDSPGPTDWTYYSTLHFGESSAGTWTVSIGDEASLNAGNVLSVELLIDGVAITDTDADGLDDNWEMARLGTLAYGPNDDPDGDGYNNAREQLMGTDPDAVDAPFNLDLSLWNEKLARLSWPAVTSKNFEVLAGTNVAAPLTLITNLTGRFPETEWFTPYTNLANRFFRVQTAP; translated from the coding sequence ATGAACCGGTCCTTCGCGTGGACGGTCACGCAGTTAAGACTCGCTTCCCGCTCATGCGCGATTAACATGGATTGCCAGATGTCGCGCGCTTTGATTTGTCTCGCCGGCTTTGGCGTTTTCACCGCGTTCTCTCTGGCGCAACCGGCTCCTGCCGCCGCTCGATTTCAATTCCTCGAACCCAGGCCGGTATCATACCACGTTGTCGAGACTCCATCGTCGGCCGTCGCGCGGGGAGTGGGAGCCCAGTGGGTGACCGCTTTGCCGGAAAACGGCCCGCGCTACGCAGTGGAATTCGGCAGCCGGGTCACGCTGCAATTGAAACCCGGCACGGAAATTCGCGGCGTTTTAAGAGGCAGCCCATTGAACGTCTCGCGCACTCTGGCGGCGAACCTTTATGTTCTTCAGGCCACCGACGCGTTCGCGGCGATGACCGAGGCGAATCGGCTGGCCGCGCGGCCGGAAGTGTTGATCAGCAGTCCGGTTCGGAGACGTCAACAAATCCGGAAACATGGCCCGTATTCCATCTGGCCCAACGACACATACTTCAACGATCAATGGAATCTTGAGAACCGCGGCGCGAACGGAACTTCGCTTGGGCTCGATCTCAACGTGCGCGCCGCATGGCCCGTCACCCGTGGCGCAGGGAGCATCGTCGCCGTGGCGGATGACGGCGTCGAGCTGACACACCCTGATCTCATTGCGCGCGCCAGCAATGATCTGCATTTTTATTTCGACGGGATGAGCGGGAGCACCAATGCCATGCCAACGGATCCCGATGACAATCACTCCACGGTCGTCGCGGGTCTGGCGCTCGCCGAGGGAGACAACCACCGCGGCCTGAGTGGCGTGGCGCCGCAGGCGCAACTCGCCAGTTGGAAGATTTTTCTGGGCAACAGCGTCACCGCCAGCGACGAGCAAATGATGGACATGTTCCAATACCGATCGAACGTCGTCAGCGTGGAAAACCACAGTTGGGGGAAAGGGGAGACCGATCCAACGCAGTTTCCTCCCACCGCCATGGAAAGTATCGGCATTTCCAACGCCATCGCTTTCGGACGCGGTGGACGCGGTGTTGTCATGGTGCGTTCCGCCGGCAACGGCCGCGACAACATCATCAACGCGAACGACGACGGGTACGCGAACGATCCGCGCGTCATTTGTGTCGCTTCGGTCCGCAGGGACGGACGCGCGGCGAGCTACAGCAATCCCGGCGCGTGCCTGTTGGTCGCGGCGCCGGGCGGCGACGGTGACGCGGCCGTCTTCAGCACGGACCGGCAGGGCTCGGCCGGATGGAACCCGTTTGGCTTGGGTGATGATTTCGCGGACCCCGACTACGTTTTTTCGACCAACGTGGTCGGTACGTCGTTCGCAGCGCCCCAGATCAGCGGTCTGGTCGCCTTGTTGCTTTCGGCGAATCCCAATCTGTCGTGGCGCGACGCGCAACAGATCCTGATTCTCTCGGCGCGGCATTTCGATCTGGCCGATCCGGACGTGCGAACGAATGGCGCCGGGTTCCGCGTCAGTCACAATGTCGGTTTCGGTGTGCCCGACGCCGGTCAGGCGGTGCGCCTTGCAATGAACTGGACGAACCGACCGGCGGCGACAGCGGTGTCATACGCGGCGACGAACGTTCAGGCGATTCCCGATGATGCGTTGCGTGTGTTGATCACCGGACCCAACGTTCCGGCGGCACTGACATCCATCCACGCTTCACCGGGCAGCGGTTTGCATCCCGACACCGTTACCGCAAGCCTGCCGTTGGTGGACGTCGGCGCTGCCGGCTCGGCAATCACGTCCAACCTGACAGGCAAAGCGGCCTTGATCCAGCGCGGTGGAAATGACTTCTCCCAGAAGCTGCAGTTCGCGTCCGACGCCGGCGCGGCCTTCGCCGTCGTCTACGACAACCTCAACGGCACCGAGCGCATTCTGATGGACACGGACTTCGCGCCGATTCCCGGCGTGTTTATCAGCCAGAACGATGGCGAGGCGCTGCGCAGCTGTTTGCAAACGAACAGCGCGGTCCAGGCGCAACTCCAACTGACGCCGGCCGTGTATTCGCTCAGTGTCACAGACACCCTGGTTTGCGAGCATGTGCGCTTGCGCGTGCAATCAGACCATCCGAGGCGCGGTGACCTGCGCATCACACTGCTCTCGCCGCGGGGAACGCGCAGCGTGCTGCAGCAGGTCAACACCGACGACAGTCCGGGCCCGACCGACTGGACCTACTATTCGACGCTTCATTTCGGCGAGAGCAGCGCGGGCACCTGGACCGTTTCCATTGGAGACGAGGCGTCGCTCAACGCCGGGAACGTCCTGAGCGTTGAACTGCTCATTGACGGCGTGGCCATCACCGACACCGACGCCGATGGACTCGATGACAACTGGGAAATGGCGCGTCTGGGCACACTCGCGTACGGGCCGAACGACGACCCGGACGGCGATGGTTACAACAACGCGCGCGAACAATTGATGGGAACGGACCCGGACGCGGTGGACGCGCCGTTCAACCTCGATCTCTCGTTGTGGAACGAAAAACTGGCGCGATTGAGCTGGCCTGCCGTGACGAGCAAGAATTTCGAAGTGTTGGCCGGAACAAACGTTGCAGCACCGTTGACACTCATCACAAATCTGACCGGACGATTTCCGGAAACCGAGTGGTTCACGCCTTACACAAATCTCGCGAACCGGTTCTTTCGGGTGCAGACTGCGCCATAA